In Aspergillus luchuensis IFO 4308 DNA, chromosome 1, nearly complete sequence, the following are encoded in one genomic region:
- a CDS encoding putative MFS multidrug transporter (COG:D,P;~EggNog:ENOG410PGV0;~InterPro:IPR020846,IPR011701,IPR036259;~PFAM:PF07690;~TransMembrane:14 (i59-82o94-113i125-144o150-170i182-205o211-231i252-269o275-299i320-344o356-376i383-408o414-435i447-467o526-544i);~go_function: GO:0022857 - transmembrane transporter activity [Evidence IEA];~go_process: GO:0055085 - transmembrane transport [Evidence IEA]), protein MSPERIPSETSPLLNPQSNVSTTGAIPNIGRQDVESGETLPPQEDQAKDASEAGKGLRYIIPAISLGVFLSAADQTIIMASYGQIGSDLEALNLTSWIATSYFLTLTSFQPLYGKLSDIFGRKACLLFAYAVFGIGCLFCGLAQNIDQLIAARVFQGIGGGGMTTVVSILMSDIVPLRDRGVWQGVINIIYATGSGIGAPLGGILSDFIGWRWAFIAQVPLCILAFIAVTVMLDLPAQEDSHWKTKLRRIDFPGAIVLVGAVFGFLLGLDRGSNVSWTMPITIISLSVSTALFALFIVIEVFYAAEPFAPGHIIFNRTFFAAYACNFFSFGGWLAALFYIPLFFQAVDGVSATVAGLRLLPSIISGVSGSLFAGYIMKWTGKFYWLTIAAYTGLTIGLTTIFMASGAVTENTTVLVLGMVACAFGNGIGVTSTLISLISNSTPEDQAVVTACSYLFRSLGSVIGLSLSSTVVQQLLRERLHFALRDSKDIDKIVDGVRQSLDFIKTLDPTTGKIVRSCYGWATNKGFAFLVAVVFCALISSFFIREKKLSR, encoded by the exons ATGTCTCCAGAAAGGATTCCTTCCGAGACCTCCCCGTTGCTGAATCCCCAAAGCAATGTCTCTACCACGGGGGCTATTCCCAACATTGGCCGTCAGGATGTTGAGTCCGGCGAGACTCTTCCGCCCCAGGAGGACCAGGCCAAGGATGCTTCCGAGGCGGGGAAGGGCCTAAGGTATATCATTCCGGCTATCTCTTTGGGA GTATTCCTCTCCGCAGCCGACCAAACCATCATTATGGCCAGTTATGGGCAGATTGGCAGTGACTTGGAGGCCCTCAACCTGACCAGTTGGATCGCCACCTCCTACTTTCTGACTTTGACCTCGTTCCAGCCGCTCTACGGCAAATTAAGCGATATCTTTGGTCGCAAAGCATGTCTTTTGTTCGCATATGCCGTCTTCGGCATCGGTTGCTTGTTCTGCGGTCTTGCGCAGAACATCGATCAGCTCATCGCTGCACGC GTTTTCCAAGGTATTGGTGGTGGCGGTATGACCACCGTCGTGAGTATCCTGATGAGTGACATTGTTCCTCTCCGGGACCGGGGTGTTTGGCAGGGCGTGATCAATATCATCTATGCGACGGGCTCCGGCATAGGTGCCCCTCTAG GTGGTATCTTATCCGACTTTATCGGCTGGCGATG GGCCTTCATCGCTCAAGTCCCCCTGTGCATTCTCGCCTTCATTGCCGTGACTGTCATGCTCGACCTCCCCGCCCAGGAAGACAGCCACTGGAAGACGAAACTGCGCCGCATCGACTTTCCCGGCGCCATCGTCCTTGTCGGCGCAGTCTTTGGCTTCCTCCTCGGTCTGGACCGTGGCAGCAACGTCTCCTGGACAATGCCGATTACCATCATTTCTCTGAGCGTCTCCACAGCTCTCTTCGCTCTCTTCATTGTTATAGAGGTCTTCTACGCCGCTGAACCATTCGCCCCCGGCCACATCATTTTCAACCGGACCTTCTTCGCCGCATACGCTTGTAACTTCTTCAGTTTTGGCGGCTGGCTCGCCGCCCTATTCTAcatccctctcttcttccaagcCGTCGACGGCGTCTCCGCCACCGTTGCCGGACTTCGACTTCTCCCTAGCATCATCTCCGGCGTCAGTGGCTCCCTCTTCGCCGGCTACATCATGAAATGGACGGGCAAATTCTACTGGCTCACCATTGCCGCCTACACAGGCCTCACTATAGGCCTTACCACCATCTTCATGGCCTCTGGTGCGGTCACCGAGAACACCACCGTCCTAGTACTAGGCATGGTCGCTTGCGCCTTTGGAAACGGCATCGGTGTAACTTCTACCTTAATCAGTCTCA TCTCCAACTCCACACCCGAAGATCAAGCCGTCGTGACAGCCTGCTCCTACCTCTTCCGCTCCCTCGGCTCCGTCATcggcctctccctctcctccacagtCGTTCAGCAACTCCTCCGCGAACGCCTGCACTTTGCCCTCCGCGACAGCAAAGACATTGATAAGATCGTCGACGGCGTCCGTCAAAGTCTCGACTTCATTAAGACGCTGGATCCGACTACCGGGAAGATCGTTCGTAGCTGTTATGGCTGGGCCACGAATAAGGGCTTCGCATTCTTGGTTGCGGTTGTGTTTTGTGCGTTGATTAGCAGTTTCTTTATcagagagaagaagttgtCGCGGTAG
- the MAP1_2 gene encoding methionine aminopeptidase MAP1 (COG:O;~EggNog:ENOG410PI0E;~InterPro:IPR000994,IPR002467,IPR036005,IPR001714, IPR031615;~MEROPS:MER0001342;~PFAM:PF15801,PF01753,PF00557;~go_function: GO:0070006 - metalloaminopeptidase activity [Evidence IEA];~go_process: GO:0006508 - proteolysis [Evidence IEA]) yields MAEIATRKCMGLDCDKNAGTLQCPTCLKAGTDSFFCSQDCFKRSWSEHKTIHKKSNLLANLFTPKVVSEPDPATGLYNPFPAFQFAGNLRPVYPLSAPRTVPKTIPHPDYAKDGIPRSEQKFVGRNNIKILSKEEQEGMRKVCRLAREVLDIAARELKPGVTTDYIDEVVHKACIERESYPSPLNYYNFPKSVCTSINEIICHGIPDQRPLEDGDIVNIDVTLYHNGFHGDINETYYVGDKAKANPDAVRVVETARECLDKSIELVKPGMLFRDPGNVIEKHAKSRDCSVVKSYCGHGINQLFHCAPNVPHYAKNKAVGVAKPGMCFTIEPMINQGTHRDRTWPDDWTSSTADGGFSAQFEHTLLVTEDGVEVLTARFPDSPGGPVPIPAAAEA; encoded by the exons ATGGCGGAAATCGCAACGCGGAAATGCATGGGGCTGGACTGTGACAAGAACGCAGGCACGTTGCAGTGTCCGACATGCCTCAAGGCGGGCACGGatagcttcttctgctcgcAGGACTGTTTCAAACGGAGTTGG AGCGAACACAAGACTATTCACAAGAAGAGTAATCTCCTGGCCAACCTCTTCACTCCTAAAGTAGTTTCTGAACCAGATCCAGCAACCGGCTTGTACAACCCCTTCCCCGCCTTCCAGTTTGCCGGCAACCTGCGCCCTGTCTACCCGCTGTCGGCTCCGCGAACCGTCCCCAAGACCATCCCCCACCCCGACTACGCCAAGGATGGCATTCCTCGTTCCGAGCAGAAGTTCGTCGGCCGCAACAACATCAAGATCCTGAGTAAGGAGGAACAGGAGGGCATGCGCAAGGTGTGCCGTCTGGCCCGTGAGGTGCTGGATATTGCTGCCCGGGAGTTGAAGCCCGGTGTCACGACCGATTACATTGATGAGGTGGTTCACAAGGCCTGTATCGAGCGTGAA TCttacccctcccccctcaactACTACAACTTCCCCAAGTCGGTCTGCACGTCCATCAACGAGATTATCTGCCACGGTATCCCCGATCAGCGACCCCTCGAGGACGGCGACATTGTCAACATTGACGTCACGTTGTACCACAACGGTTTCCACGGAGACATCAACGAGACCTACTATGTCGGtgacaaggccaaggccaaccCTGATGCGGTGCGCGTGGTTGAGACGGCGCGTGAGTGCTTGGACAAGTCCATCGAGCTGGTGAAGCCGGGCATGCTGTTCCGCGACCCTGGTAATGTGATCGAGAAGCACGCCAAGTCCCGGGACTGCAGTGTAGTCAAGAGCTACTGCGGTCACGGTATCAACCAGCTGTTCCACTGCGCTCCTAACGTTCCTCACTACGCGAAGAACAAGGCCGTTGGTGTTGCCAAGCCCGGTATGTGCTTCACCATCGAGCCCATGATCAACCAGGGTACCCACCGCGATCGTACCTGGCCCGATGACTGGACCAGCTCCACGGCCGACGGAGGGTTCTCCGCCCAGTTCGAGCATACACTTTTGGTTacggaggatggtgttgaggtgCTGACGGCGCGCTTCCCCGATTCGCCCGGTGGGCCTGTGCCCATTCCGGCTGCTGCGGAAGCGTGA
- a CDS encoding WD40 repeat domain-containing protein (BUSCO:EOG09262A6N;~COG:A;~EggNog:ENOG410PFEV;~InterPro:IPR001680,IPR036322,IPR015943,IPR032847, IPR019775,IPR020472,IPR017986;~PFAM:PF12894,PF00400;~go_component: GO:0071013 - catalytic step 2 spliceosome [Evidence IEA];~go_function: GO:0005515 - protein binding [Evidence IEA];~go_process: GO:0000398 - mRNA splicing, via spliceosome [Evidence IEA]), with protein sequence MASLLGAGYESSDDDSAKPSQTQPTVPSATTIVAAPEVNTEDQAHMQMMLANTSSTALTYNATYDDLSRPSQGPVNPFKPAGPANGLKRKNVPTGFAEEAAISEATFAAQHRTFQSLGYTRNPGLPGQFVGNLDNAAQFGGRDVIQMKPSKEASAALRAKRQKKGDPSIVEGEGAYLGPWAKYQREEFYEEEAADEDRELASDEEYVEVDEEEDLAPSAMPAMSKEATDYQDDTTKVESTEFHGTEQFDYLGRTYMHIPQDLDIDLRKDPGSVKNFIPKKLIHTWKSHTKAITSLRFFPRSGHLLLSSAADGKAKIWDAYHSRELLRTFSGHSKAITDTDFHPSGTTFLTASYDRQIKLWDTEYGKCLGRFSTGKTPHVIRFNPGAEHSHEFLAGMSDKKIVQFDTRSGELVQEYDHHLAAINTITFVDDNRRFISTSDDKSLRAWEYGIPVPIKFIAEPYMFALTRATPHPNGKYVAFQSGDNQIVVYGATDKFRQNRKKSFRGHNNAGYAIDIKISPDGQFIASGDSGGYVCFWDWKTGKMYHKILAGGKEGGATTCLDWHPQETSKVVTGGLDGLIKYWD encoded by the exons ATGGCATCATTACTCGGCGCCGGCTACGAGTCTAGCGACGATGACTCGGCGAAGCCCTCTCAAACCCAACCTACGGTGCCCTCAGCGACCACGATTGTCGCGGCGCCAGAAGTGAACACAGAG GATCAAGCGCATATGCAGATGATGCTCGCTaacacctcatccaccgcgCTCACCTACAACGCTACCTACGATGATCTCTCCCGGCCGTCTCAAGGCCCCGTCAACCCCTTCAAGCCTGCCGGACCGGCAAACGGTCTTAAGCGCAAGAATGTCCCGACCGGATtcgccgaagaagcagccatCAGTGAGGCGACCTTCGCCGCGCAACACCGCACCTTCCAAAGTCTAGGCTACACGCGCAACCCCGGTCTCCCGGGCCAGTTTGTCGGCAATCTTGATAACGCAGCCCAATTTGGTGGCCGCGATGTCATCCAGATGAAGCCGTCCAAGGAGGCCTCTGCAGCGCTGCGCGCGAAGCGGCAAAAGAAGGGTGACCCCAGCATCGTTGAAGGTGAAGGTGCCTACCTCGGCCCATGGGCGAAATACCAACGCGAGGAGTTTtacgaggaggaggccgcTGACGAGGATCGCGAACTCGCCAGCGACGAGGAGTACGTCGAAgtcgatgaagaggaagatctggcCCCGTCAGCCATGCCCGCCATGAGCAAAGAAGCCACCGACTACCAAGACGACACGACCAAGGTCGAATCCACCGAATTCCACGGCACAGAGCAGTTCGACTACCTGGGCCGCACGTACATGCACATTCCTCAAGATCTGGACATCGACCTCCGCAAAGACCCCGGCAGCGTCAAGAACTTCATCCCCAAGAAACTCATCCATACCTGGAAATCGCACACCAAGgccatcacctccctccgcttcttcccccgctccggccacctcctcctctcctccgccgccgacggCAAAGCCAAGATCTGGGACGCCTACCACTCACGCGAACTGCTACGCACTTTCTCCGGCCATTCCAAGGCCATTACAGACACCGACTTCCACCCCAGCGGCACCACCTTCCTCACAGCCTCCTACGACCGCCAAATCAAGCTCTGGGACACCGAATACGGCAAATGTCTCGGCCGCTTCAGCACCGGCAAAACCCCCCACGTCATCCGCTTCAACCCAGGCGCCGAACACTCCCACGAATTCCTGGCCGGTATGTCCGACAAGAAGATCGTGCAATTCGACACCCGCTCTGGCGAACTGGTCCAAGAATACGACCACCACCTGGcagccatcaacaccatcaccttcGTCGACGACAACCGCCGtttcatctccacctccgACGACAAATCCCTCCGCGCCTGGGAATACGGCATTCCCGTCCCCATCAAATTCATCGCCGAACCATACATGTTCGCCCTCACCCGCgccaccccccaccccaacGGCAAATACGTCGCCTTCCAGTCCGGCGACAACCAGATCGTCGTGTACGGTGCCACAGACAAATTCCGCCAGAACCGGAAGAAGAGTTTCCGCGGCCACAACAACGCCGGCTACGCCATTGATATTAAGATCTCTCCTGACGGTCAGTTCATCGCGTCCGGTGATAGTGGCGGCTATGTCTGCTTCTGGGATTGGAAGACGGGTAAAATGTACCATAAGATCCTGGctggtgggaaggaaggtggCGCGACTACTTGTCTCGATTGGCATCCGCAGGAAACTAGCAAGGTTGTTACGGGTGGGTTGGATGGGTTGATTAAGTATTGGGATTAG
- a CDS encoding EF hand domain protein (COG:S;~EggNog:ENOG410PG6V;~InterPro:IPR011992,IPR043145,IPR028846,IPR002048, IPR018247,IPR000433;~PFAM:PF00036,PF13499,PF13202,PF00569;~TransMembrane:1 (i16-36o);~go_function: GO:0005509 - calcium ion binding [Evidence IEA];~go_function: GO:0008270 - zinc ion binding [Evidence IEA]), which yields MSDTRPRLALSRYRPILYLLSGVAAAYAIVYIHNYISSSPPSPSRTSLRRRRAVRRRRRRSEASNASDHPVDDTPSTRAIAHLEQLERQNGVYGTFRIETEDGRRVESGLLPSLLATRDQLMEEVGVPQAHAERMREMMEDTFLESFLALDFPPTHFIQEGCPEWEYLMVELQRRGISQAGIERALMRFNADNNYGEELRRRRQNGERVTLSTSTFPEESPPAPNMDGGETVVDDQSVFSWRDGNNDASPTREGQNLLNLLYHIAEDQARRDGYIHRGVTCNSCGAMPIQGIRYRCANCIDYDLCETCEAMGVHIKTHLFYKVRIPAPFLGNPRQSQPVWYPGKPTMLPRSLSRSLAKRLMKETSFENTELDALWDQFRCLANHEWEEDPNKLYMAIDRKTFDRCFVPNTSIRPPPPSLIYDRMFAFYDTNGDGLIGFEEFLKGIASLNNKSNDERLRRVFRGYDIDGDGYIERKDFLRVFRAYYALSRELTRDMVAGMEDDFLEGGARDVVLGSQPISSAFPGSIPSGEVSRTGEGKRLNQDGDMELVDNEGIVRADRADTADRHSVVGDAAVRSQYGSVRPMFPTAARLATPSGSGVAHTSGSNTRREVNGDDGSNIPDDVSNSSGASDRWPPPEHVRDYDIVNALGYHVPLNDITDPVDRARVGTAVYNRMCAQDRLRVNMARSTGIHNRWQRRRFYTDEEDGATVPPGYRSDMDVDGLSEDEDEDDVDEPQPESHPPSPRSRSSSKVRFQDDLTDDYDVRSNPSTSSRSILVGERWGGFEIPEVERDVGKEILYQVTQQGFNELLDLLFKPKEDLLMEAFRTRAERKMWAREIEQVEQAESGTQLAPEQTNNEPDEHPESSMVNPFRDHSLDELLSRAGYSVRSPPLEPVQDGPVLPPPTPDLGVPNDDVVYLGVPEVEEEGDDEEEAMNPRSSHDFLRTLGTEHTPMSPSSHASTFEEDDDDDDEIVNDDEESSRPPSTASYYDPTLPHHRPNEPDESYHNHHDDSDLILSSSTNSPAFPPQQSHHLPAELRLEPTATTSFPAPTSPSISSPEAEATAPKLSPSPIHPLPLSSSSSAPPLARQASPPRPPSKARIAHLAYLEKVEREAKERGGSGAKLNFSEFAQRMAMDRGRALAFVASWIEMASF from the coding sequence ATGTCGGACACACGCCCACGGCTGGCGCTGTCACGATATCGTCCCATTCTCTACCTGCTCTCTGGGGTAGCCGCCGCCTACGCGATCGTCTACATCCACAACTacatttcctcctctcctccgtcgcCTTCCCGAACTTCCCTCCGACGCCGCAGAGCCGTCCGTCGCCGGCGACGGAGAAGCGAAGCCAGCAACGCCAGTGACCATCCCGTTGACGACACCCCGTCGACGCGGGCTATCGCGCACCTGGAACAACTGGAACGCCAGAATGGAGTCTACGGAACATTTCGCATCGAGACGGAGGATGGAAGGCGCGTGGAAAGTGGCCTCCTCCCGTCTCTTCTCGCAACCCGGGACCAGCTCATGGAGGAAGTGGGGGTTCCCCAAGCTCATGCGGAGCGGATGCGCGAGATGATGGAAGACACATTTCTGGAATCTTTCTTGGCACTGGACTTTCCGCCCACACATTTCATACAGGAAGGCTGTCCGGAATGGGAATACTTGATGGTAGAGCTCCAGCGGCGAGGGATCTCGCAGGCCGGAATCGAGAGGGCCTTGATGCGATTCAATGCAGACAATAACTACGGGGAGGAGTTACGGCGGCGAAGACAGAACGGCGAGAGGGTCACTCTGTCGACATCGACCTTCCCTGAAGAGTCGCCGCCGGCGCCGAATATGGATGGTGGGGAGACGGTCGTGGATGATCAGAGTGTGTTTTCATGGAGGGACGGGAATAACGATGCCTCGCCAACGAGAGAAGGACAGAATCTGCTCAACTTGTTGTACCATATCGCTGAGGACCAGGCCAGACGTGATGGGTATATCCATCGTGGCGTGACATGCAATAGCTGCGGAGCCATGCCCATTCAGGGTATTCGGTACAGATGCGCGAACTGCATCGACTACGATCTGTGTGAAACGTGCGAAGCCATGGGAGTACACATCAAGACTCACCTGTTCTACAAGGTCCGGATACCTGCACCATTCCTGGGCAATCCCCGACAGTCTCAGCCGGTCTGGTACCCTGGGAAGCCTACCATGCTGCCGCGCAGCTTATCTCGGTCTTTGGCCAAGCGCCTCATGAAGGAGACGAGCTTCGAGAATACCGAGTTGGATGCACTTTGGGACCAGTTCCGCTGCTTGGCCAACCATGAGTGGGAAGAAGATCCGAACAAGCTCTACATGGCCATCGATAGGAAGACCTTTGACCGGTGTTTCGTGCCGAACACATCCATCCGCCCACCGCCGCCTAGCCTGATCTACGACCGCATGTTTGCCTTCTATGATACCAACGGCGACGGTCTGATTGGATTCGAGGAGTTCTTGAAAGGAATTGCCAGTCTCAACAACAAGAGCAATGACGAGCGACTACGGCGCGTATTCCGTGGCTATGACATTGATGGTGACGGCTACATCGAGCGGAAGGACTTCCTACGGGTTTTCCGGGCCTACTATGCGCTTAGTAGAGAGCTGACTCGAGACATGGTGGCAGGTATGGAGGACGACTTTCTTGAAGGCGGTGCCCGGGATGTTGTTCTGGGAAGTCAGCCGATCAGCTCGGCCTTTCCTGGCAGCATTCCCTCCGGGGAAGTCTCGAGGACCGGGGAGGGTAAGCGTCTGAATCAGGACGGCGACATGGAGCTCGTGGACAACGAAGGGATTGTACGAGCAGACCGCGCGGACACAGCAGACCGACACTCGGTTGTGGGAGACGCTGCGGTGCGAAGCCAATACGGCAGCGTGCGACCCATGTTCCCAACTGCGGCTCGCCTGGCGACTCCGTCCGGATCTGGCGTGGCTCATACTTCAGGAAGCAACACTAGAAGAGAAGTCAACGGTGACGATGGTAGTAATATCCCTGACGATGTCTCCAACTCTTCCGGTGCCAGTGACAGGTGGCCTCCGCCGGAACATGTTCGAGACTACGATATCGTGAACGCTCTTGGATATCATGTGCCTCTGAACGATATCACTGATCCAGTCGATCGAGCCCGTGTTGGTACCGCGGTCTACAACAGAATGTGTGCTCAGGACCGACTCCGGGTTAACATGGCTCGCAGCACCGGCATCCACAACCGCTGGCAGCGCAGACGGTTCTATactgatgaggaagacggcGCAACTGTTCCGCCCGGCTATCGCAGCGACATGGACGTCGATGGCCtgagcgaggatgaggacgaagatgatgtcgacgaGCCCCAGCCCGAGTCTCACCCCCCGTCTCCCCGatctcgctcctcctccaaggtGCGGTTCCAAGATGATCTCACCGACGACTACGACGTGCGCTCCAACCCGTCAACCTCATCTCGCAGCATCCTGGTGGGTGAGCGGTGGGGCGGGTTTGAGATTCCAGAGGTCGAAAGAGATGTCGGCAAAGAGATCCTGTATCAAGTCACCCAGCAAGGGTTCAACGAGCTGCTCGACCTCTTATTCAAGCCGAAAGAGGACCTTCTTATGGAGGCCTTCCGGACCCGGGCCGAGCGCAAGATGTGGGCGCGCGAAATCGAACAAGTCGAGCAGGCGGAATCCGGCACACAACTCGCACCGGAGCAAACCAACAACGAGCCGGACGAGCATCCAGAGTCGTCGATGGTCAATCCATTCCGCGACCATTCCCTGGACGAACTGCTCAGCCGGGCAGGCTACTCCGTCCGCAGTCCACCTCTCGAACCCGTCCAGGACGGTCCagttcttccccctcccaccccagACCTGGGTGTACCCAACGACGATGTCGTCTATCTCGGCGTTCctgaagtcgaagaagaaggcgacgacgaagaagaggccaTGAACCCGCGATCCAGCCACGACTTCCTCCGCACCCTGGGAACAGAACACACACCCAtgtccccctcctcccacgcGTCCACCttcgaagaagacgacgacgacgacgacgaaatAGtcaacgatgacgaagaatcATCCCGACCCCCATCCACCGCATCCTACTACGATCCCACCCTCCCGCACCACCGACCCAACGAACCCGACGAGTcctaccacaaccaccacgacGACTCcgacctcatcctctccagcagcaccaacagTCCCGCCTTCCCACCCCAACAAAGCCATCACCTCCCCGCCGAACTCCGTCTCGAACCCACCGCCACAACCTCCTTCCCAgcccccacctccccctccatctcctcccccgaagccgaagccacAGCTCCCAaactctccccctcccctatCCACCCCTTACccctctcatcatcgtcctcagcCCCTCCTCTCGCACGACAAGCCAGTCCGCCACGGCCCCCATCCAAGGCTCGCATCGCCCATCTCGCTTACCTAGAGAAGGTCGAGCGCGAAGCCAAGGAACGCGGCGGCAGTGGCGCAAAGCTTAATTTCTCGGAGTTTGCACAGCGGATGGCGATGGATCGCGGTCGTGCGTTGGCGTTTGTCGCGAGTTGGATTGAGATGGCTAGTTTTTAG